A window of the Hypomesus transpacificus isolate Combined female chromosome 22, fHypTra1, whole genome shotgun sequence genome harbors these coding sequences:
- the crata gene encoding carnitine O-acetyltransferase, producing MLSILARTMAKTGMEKSCCLVKPVSVTRITGRYLAHQEGLPHLPVPPLQQTCQRFIMAMEPIVDKEELSHTKELIAEFQKPGGVGERLQRSLERRAQKTENWLSDWWLKTAYLDYRMPVVIHSSPGVVLPRMEFNDRQGQMRFAAKLIAGVLDFKAMIDNETVPVEYLGGKPLCMHQYYQILSSCRIPGLKQDTVVNHAQSSRPPTHITVVHNFQFFVLDVYNSDGTPLTVDQLYGQLEKIWNSSLQTNKEPIGILTSQHRNTWGKAYNNLIKEKTNKDSVRAIQKSIFTVCLDAPMPRVSDEMYHSRAAVQMIHGGGSRWNSGNRWFDKTLQFVIGEDGSCGLIYEHAPAEGPPIVSLIDHVVEYTKTFEMIRTPMVPLPMPKKLRFNITPEVKKDIEKAKQNMNIMVHDLDVKVIVFSHFGKNVPKAHSMSPDAFIQMALQLSYYRMYKRCCATYESASLRMFKLGRTDTIRSASIDSANFVKAFDEPARQNTEKVALMEKAVKAHRAYTNMAIQGQAIDRHLLGLKLQAIEDLASMPEIFMDTSYAVALHYNLSTSQVPAKTDCVMCFGPVVPDGYGVCYNPMANHINFSVSAFNSCNETNAARMAKALEDALLDMQSLLEQTPKAKL from the exons ATGTTGAGTATTTTGGCCAGGACCATG GCAAAGACAGGTATGGAGAAATCCTGTTGCTTGGTTAAGCCTGTGTCTGTGACGCGGATTACCGGTCGCTACCTGGCTCACCAGGAAGGGCTCCCCCACCTGCCCGTGCCGCCTTTGCAGCAGACTTGCCAACGCTTCATCATGGCCATGGAGCCTATTGTGGACAAGGAGGAGCTCAGTCACACCAAGGAGCTGATAGCTGAATTTCAGAAGccagggggtgtgggggagagatTACAGAGGAGCCTGGAAAGGAGGGCGCAAAAGACTGAGAACTGG CTCTCAGACTGGTGGTTGAAAACAGCCTATCTAGACTACAGGATGCCTGTGGTGATCCACTCAAGCCCTGGGGTGGTTCTGCCACGCATGGAGTTCAATGACAGGCAGGGACAGATGAG ATTTGCTGCCAAACTGATTGCTGGAGTTCTGGACTTTAAGGCAATGATTGACAA TGAGACTGTACCAGTGGAGTACCTGGGAGGGAAACCTCTGTGTATGCATCAGTACTACCAGATCCTGTCATCCTGTCGCATCCCTGGCCTGAAGCAAGATACAGTGGTCAACCATGCCCAGAGCTCcagaccccccacacacatcacTGTGGTTCACAACTTCCAG TTCTTTGTGTTGGACGTGTATAACAGTGATGGAACCCCACTGACGGTGGACCAGCTGTACGGGCagctggagaagatctggaACTCCTCCCTACAGACTAACAAGGAGCCAATCGGAATACTGACTTCACAGCATCGCAATACCTGGGGGAAGGCCTACAACAACCTTATCAAGG AAAAGACAAATAAGGACTCTGTGCGAGCCATCCAGAAGAGCATCTtcactgtgtgtctggatgCTCCCATGCCACGTGTCTCAGATGAGATGTACCACAGCCGGGCCGCCGTCCAGATGATCCACGGAGGAGGCAGTCGCTGGAATAGCGGCAACCGCTGGTTTGACAAGACCCTGCAG TTTGTCATTGGTGAAGATGGGTCATGTGGTCTGATCTATGAACACGCCCCTGCAGAAGGCCCACCAATTGTTTCCTTGATTGACCATGTGGTCGAGTACAC GAAGACATTTGAGATGATACGTACACCCATGGTGCCCCTGCCCATGCCCAAGAAGCTACGCTTTAACATCACACCCGAAGTCAAGAAGGACATTGAGAAGGCCAAGCAGAACATGAACAT AATGGTGCATGACCTGGATGTTAAAGTGATAGTCTTCTCCCACTTTGGTAAAAACGTCCCTAAGGCCCACAGTATGAGCCCGGATGCCTTCATTCAGATGGCTTTACAGCTATCCTACTATAG gatgtACAAGCGATGTTGTGCCACATACGAGAGTGCCTCCCTGCGTATGTTCAAGCTGGGCCGTACAGACACCATTCGCTCTGCTTCCATTGACTCTGCCAACTTTGTGAAGGCCTTTGATGAACCAGCGAGACAA AACACAGAAAAGGTGGCTTTAATGGAGAAAGCTGTGAAAGCACATAGGGCATACACTAACATG GCCATCCAAGGCCAGGCCATTGACAGACATCTCCTTGGCCTGAAACTGCAGGCGATAGAGGACCTGGCCTCCATGCCAGAGATCTTCATGGACACATCCTATGCCGTGGCCTTGCACTACAACCTCTCTACTAGCCAG GTGCCAGCCAAAACGGACTGTGTCATGTGCTTTGGTCCTGTGGTGCCTGATGGCTATGGAGTGTGCTACAATCCCATGGCCAATCACATCAACTTTTCCGTATCTGCTTTCAACAGCTGCAATGAAACGAACGCAGCACGCATGGCCAAAGCCCTGGAAGATGCTTTATTGGATATGCAAAGCTTACTGGAGCAGACACCTAAGGCCAAGCTGTGA